In a genomic window of Pontibacter liquoris:
- a CDS encoding AAA domain-containing protein, whose translation MSEILYELKQVQELLKIEQEEDRQQYKIKSQKSTIAERKAMGFCWYPVTITKEEIGFGSKVVLELERTKDRDQLHLFQTGKTAALFSNNGERQNLSGVIVGLKRNKILLATNKEDLPDWVEDGRLGIDLTFDEMSYREMEIAMKKVIEAYKTRLAELRDVLLGDVAPRFTDEKMDDIAVLNPSQNEAVRKIVQAKDVAIIHGPPGTGKTTTLVQAILKTLETQKRLLVTAPSNTAVDLLTEKLAIAGINVIRIGNPSRVSDVLLDHTLDAQIMNHRSFKNLKEYRKTAEEYRRMAFQYKRKFGHEERAQRQFFKAESHRLLEEADRVEDYITEDLLDQVQVITCTLVGAANKAIRHLEYDTVFIDEAAQALEPACWIPISRAKRVVLAGDHRQLPPTIKSFEAEKGGLGKTLFEKCIERQPEVAVMLKTQYRMHHQIMAFSNQQFYKGELEAHESVHSSDLHQFNPAFAPGLAVEFVDTAGCGFNEMETPESASSANPDEANLLLNHLVHLLKNHSPADEDTEPLRIGVIAPYRAQINYLQDRVEHMPLLHDLRQKRELTVGTVDSFQGQERDIIYISMTRSNDKGEIGFLSDMRRMNVAMTRAKKKLVIVGDSATLSHHPFYADFLAYVESINAYRSAWELSECRP comes from the coding sequence ATGAGCGAAATTTTGTATGAACTCAAGCAGGTCCAGGAACTGCTCAAAATTGAACAGGAAGAGGACCGGCAGCAGTATAAGATCAAAAGCCAGAAAAGCACAATTGCCGAGCGCAAGGCCATGGGTTTTTGCTGGTACCCCGTTACCATCACCAAAGAAGAAATAGGATTCGGCAGCAAAGTGGTGCTCGAACTCGAGCGCACCAAAGACCGCGATCAGCTGCACCTCTTCCAGACTGGCAAAACAGCCGCGCTGTTCAGCAACAATGGCGAGCGCCAGAACCTGAGCGGCGTCATCGTAGGCCTCAAGCGCAATAAGATCCTGCTGGCCACCAACAAGGAAGACTTACCCGATTGGGTGGAAGATGGCCGCCTGGGCATCGACCTGACCTTCGATGAGATGAGCTACCGTGAGATGGAGATCGCCATGAAAAAGGTGATCGAAGCCTATAAAACCCGGTTGGCTGAGCTACGGGATGTGTTGCTGGGCGATGTAGCTCCCCGCTTCACAGACGAAAAGATGGACGATATCGCGGTACTCAATCCTTCGCAGAACGAGGCGGTTCGCAAGATCGTGCAGGCCAAAGATGTCGCCATTATCCATGGTCCTCCGGGCACAGGCAAAACGACTACACTGGTGCAGGCCATCCTTAAAACCCTGGAAACGCAAAAGCGGCTGCTGGTAACTGCCCCCTCTAACACGGCTGTGGACCTGCTGACCGAAAAACTGGCCATAGCAGGTATTAACGTGATCCGGATCGGGAACCCGTCGCGGGTATCGGATGTGCTGCTCGACCATACGCTGGATGCCCAGATCATGAATCACCGCTCGTTCAAGAACCTGAAAGAATACCGGAAAACAGCGGAAGAATACCGGCGCATGGCCTTCCAGTACAAACGCAAGTTTGGGCATGAGGAGCGGGCGCAGCGCCAGTTCTTCAAAGCTGAAAGCCACCGTTTGCTCGAGGAAGCCGACCGCGTGGAAGATTATATCACCGAAGACCTCCTTGACCAGGTGCAGGTGATTACGTGCACGCTCGTAGGAGCTGCCAATAAAGCCATCCGCCACCTGGAGTATGATACCGTGTTTATAGATGAGGCCGCCCAGGCGCTGGAGCCTGCCTGTTGGATCCCGATCTCACGCGCCAAACGGGTGGTACTGGCCGGCGACCACCGTCAGCTGCCGCCTACCATAAAATCCTTTGAAGCCGAAAAAGGTGGCCTGGGAAAAACGCTTTTTGAGAAATGCATTGAGCGCCAGCCGGAGGTGGCCGTGATGCTGAAAACGCAGTATCGCATGCACCACCAGATCATGGCTTTCTCGAACCAGCAGTTTTATAAGGGAGAATTAGAAGCGCACGAAAGTGTGCACAGCAGCGATCTGCACCAGTTCAACCCAGCCTTTGCGCCAGGCCTTGCTGTAGAGTTTGTGGATACGGCCGGTTGCGGTTTTAACGAGATGGAAACGCCCGAAAGCGCCAGCTCGGCCAACCCTGATGAAGCTAACCTGCTGCTCAACCACCTCGTGCACCTGCTCAAAAATCACAGCCCTGCCGATGAGGATACGGAGCCCCTGCGCATCGGGGTTATTGCTCCCTATAGGGCACAGATCAACTACCTGCAGGACCGTGTGGAGCACATGCCCCTGTTGCACGACCTGCGTCAGAAACGGGAACTGACTGTAGGGACGGTCGACAGCTTTCAGGGGCAGGAGCGCGATATTATTTACATCAGTATGACGCGCAGCAACGACAAAGGCGAAATAGGCTTTTTGAGCGATATGCGCCGCATGAACGTAGCCATGACCCGGGCCAAAAAGAAACTGGTGATTGTGGGCGACAGCGCCACGTTGAGCCACCACCCGTTCTATGCTGACTTTTTAGCGTATGTAGAAAGTATAAATGCTTACCGAAGCGCCTGGGAGCTTAGCGAGTGCAGGCCTTAA
- a CDS encoding FKBP-type peptidyl-prolyl cis-trans isomerase yields MKIEKNRVVTLTYELRITDENGEPNLVETANQEHPMVFIYGMSGLPDQFEDKLEGLNVGDTFDFKLAAEEGYGDFDENALVDLPMNVFEVEGSVPADMLEQGNYIPMSDSEGNQLQGRVVEVTADTVKMDFNHPLAGKELAFKGKVENVREATEEELAHGHVHGEGGHHH; encoded by the coding sequence ATGAAAATTGAGAAAAACCGAGTGGTGACGCTCACCTACGAACTCCGCATTACAGACGAAAACGGAGAGCCAAACCTTGTCGAGACGGCCAACCAGGAGCATCCGATGGTCTTTATCTACGGCATGAGCGGCCTGCCCGATCAGTTCGAAGACAAACTGGAAGGACTGAACGTAGGCGATACGTTTGATTTTAAATTGGCGGCAGAAGAAGGTTATGGCGACTTTGATGAAAATGCGCTGGTAGACCTGCCTATGAACGTATTTGAAGTAGAAGGAAGCGTACCTGCCGACATGCTGGAGCAAGGCAACTATATCCCGATGTCCGACAGCGAAGGTAACCAGCTGCAGGGCCGCGTAGTGGAAGTAACCGCCGACACGGTGAAGATGGACTTTAACCACCCGCTGGCCGGCAAGGAGCTTGCCTTTAAGGGCAAAGTAGAGAATGTGCGCGAAGCAACCGAAGAAGAACTTGCCCACGGCCACGTGCACGGCGAAGGCGGCCATCACCACTAA